The proteins below are encoded in one region of Belonocnema kinseyi isolate 2016_QV_RU_SX_M_011 chromosome 1, B_treatae_v1, whole genome shotgun sequence:
- the LOC117178327 gene encoding extensin-1-like, which produces MSPAPPVSRMAESASHSVPTFDGTQEHALSGAPEPSLNGVQALPSIDVEASIANGPPVSPYSGIQAPTLNGAPGLAIHDVQAPIFNGVQTPTLHGVPALTFNGPPVPLHNDVHAPAIHDVQAPTLHGAQASTSNGPPASLYNGVQTPISNCAPRPAHQGFQIPTFNEVQAPSCNWNQVSPHHGAHAPAFNVAQSPVFTNARGPTFNEVQAPTDNQTYVPAYNGVQATNYYGNQEPTFHGAQAPTHNGTLASVFYGARAPTFQGTQAPNSCGFQVPTYNGTQVPSHTCTHALASNSAQAPIFTWTHGPTLNRVQAPTFHGTHVPVYNDTPASAIHGSRMPVYKYSQTYPHYSVQAPTTYGVPPHLGHWGKTHPWEVHPMMAQSTSTLCGPFKPQFSGGDLEDPLVFLNEMEQYIEHPDAS; this is translated from the coding sequence ATGAGTCCAGCACCACCAGTCTCAAGAATGGCGGAGTCCGCGTCTCACTCGGTTCCCACCTTTGATGGTACCCAAGAACATGCCTTGAGTGGTGCACCTGAACCTAGTCTCAATGGTGTTCAGGCACTCCCTTCTATTGATGTTGAGGCATCAATCGCCAACGGGCCTCCTGTTTCCCCTTACAGCGGAATACAAGCGCCCACCCTTAATGGTGCTCCAGGACTCGCCATTCATGATGTCCAGGCGCCCATCTTCAACGGGGTCCAGACACCCACTCTGCACGGTGTTCCAGCATTGACCTTCAATGGGCCTCCTGTTCCTCTTCATAACGATGTTCATGCACCCGCCATCCACGATGTCCAGGCACCCACTCTGCACGGTGCTCAGGCATCAACTTCCAACGGGCCTCCTGCCTCTCTTTATAACGGGGTGCAAACGCCCATTTCAAATTGTGCCCCAAGACCCGCCCACCAAGGTTTTCAGATACCCACCTTCAACGAGGTCCAGGCACCATCTTGCAACTGGAATCAGGTTTCACCCCACCACGGTGCCCATGCACCCGCCTTTAACGTCGCTCAGTCACCCGTCTTTACCAACGCTCGTGGACCCACTTTTAACGAGGTGCAGGCACCCACCGACAACCAGACTTATGTACCCGCCTACAATGGTGTCCAGGCAACAAACTACTATGGTAACCAAGAACCCACCTTTCACGGTGCTCAGGCACCTACTCACAATGGAACACTGGCGTCCGTGTTCTACGGTGCCCGGGCACCAACCTTCCAGGGTACCCAGGCACCTAACTCATGCGGTTTTCAAGTACCGACCTACAACGGGACTCAAGTTCCATCCCACACTTGTACTCACGCTCTTGCCTCCAATAGCGcgcaggcacccatttttacctGGACACACGGACCCACTCTCAACCGTGTTCAGGCACCCACCTTCCACGGGACTCATGTTCCCGTATACAACGATACCCCAGCATCCGCTATCCACGGGTCCCGCATGCCCGTCTACAAATATTCCCAAACATACCCACATTACTCAGTGCAAGCACCCACAACCTATGGGGTCCCGCCACACCTCGGCCATTGGGGGAAAACTCATCCCTGGGAGGTCCATCCGATGATGGCCCAGAGCACGAGCACGCTTTGTGGTCCCTTTAAACCCCAATTTAGTGGAGGAGACCTTGAGGACCCACTCGTGTTCTTGAACGAGATGGAGCAATACATCGAACACCCCGACGCATCTTAG